The following are encoded in a window of Gossypium raimondii isolate GPD5lz chromosome 13, ASM2569854v1, whole genome shotgun sequence genomic DNA:
- the LOC105782638 gene encoding uncharacterized protein LOC105782638, which translates to MALLLSSSLHPPTSPLNPKLNSLSTPLPNAVVTKRQLIINTTTSFSIIFGVQQNPVPQCLAQPSNPSKPSVLNIANTKAWFQFYGDGFAIRVPPEFEDIMEPEDFNAGASLYGDKAKPRPFAARFASTDGSEVLSVVIRPTNQLKITFLEAQDITDLGSIKDAAKIFVPGGATLYNARTIKIKEDEGFKTYYFYEFGRDEQHIAIMAAVNGGKAIIAGTTAPQSKWDDDGVKLRSAAISLTVL; encoded by the exons ATGGCCCTTCTTCTCTCCTCCTCTCTACACCCTCCAACCTCTCCTTTAAACCCCAAACTCAACTCTCTTAGCACTCCACTTCCGAACGCTGTCGTTACCAAGAGACAACTTATCATTAATACAACTACTTCCTTCTCCATCATTTTTGGGGTCCAACAAAACCCAGTTCCACAATGTTTAGCTCAACCTTCTAATCCTTCCAAACCGTCGGTTTTGAACATCGCAAACACCAAAGCTTGGTTCCAGTTCTATGGTGATGGTTTTGCCATCAGGGTTCCTCCTGAGTTTGAAGACATCATGGAGCCTGAG GATTTCAATGCTGGAGCTTCCCTGTATGGGGACAAGGCAAAGCCGAGGCCTTTTGCGGCACGATTTGCTTCAACCGATGG ATCCGAGGTTTTGAGTGTTGTCATTCGCCCGACCAATCAACTCAAAATCACCTTCCTAGAG GCCCAAGATATTACAGATTTAGGTTCCATAAAGGACGCAGCTAAAATCTTTGTACCAG GTGGAGCAACACTTTATAATGCCAGAACCATAAAGATAAAGGAAGATGAAGGTTTCAA GACTTACTATTTCTATGAATTTGGAAGAGATGAGCAGCACATCGCGATAATGGCCGCCGTTAATGGTGGAAAG GCCATCATTGCTGGTACAACTGCTCCACAATCGAAGTGGGATGATGATGGAGTGAAGCTTCGGTCTGCAGCAATCTCATTGACAGTTCTGTAG